The following proteins come from a genomic window of Nitrospira sp.:
- a CDS encoding Two-component transcriptional response regulator, AtoC family, translating into MMQASIFVVDDQAAFRNALEKLLSRMQHRIRSFQSGEELLAAIEEDVPDLILLDLKMPGMTGIEVLQELRPKGCDALVILLTAYGTVEDAVEAMKLGAFDFLIKTVDLENLEPVVNRALEYILLKRRVSYNNEHEADQYQLSNLSAHSLAMRALLVQVREVARNPNVPILVMGETGAGKEFLARVIHHNSARAKGPFVKISCTALSPMRFERDLFGYERGAFAGAERRKLGLLDQAETGTLFLDEIGDLDLVMQGKLVGIVQDRMFRRLGGVEDISGDFRVIASSYRDLKVEVSGGRFREDLFFRLSAIQFVVPPLRNRTEDIIPLTKLFMMKYGLELGKEVTDIDPKAVATLQQYLYPGNIRELQNIIERAMMLCMGKTLTSSDLPGAH; encoded by the coding sequence ATGATGCAAGCCAGTATTTTCGTGGTCGACGATCAGGCGGCGTTCCGTAACGCACTGGAAAAGCTGCTCTCTCGTATGCAGCACCGGATTCGGTCGTTTCAATCCGGCGAAGAGCTGCTCGCGGCGATCGAAGAGGATGTGCCGGACTTAATCCTGCTCGACCTGAAGATGCCCGGCATGACCGGCATTGAGGTTCTGCAAGAGCTTCGCCCAAAAGGGTGTGATGCGCTTGTCATTCTCTTGACGGCATATGGGACGGTAGAGGATGCAGTGGAAGCCATGAAGCTGGGCGCGTTTGATTTCCTCATCAAAACGGTTGATCTTGAAAACCTTGAGCCGGTCGTCAACCGAGCCCTTGAATATATTCTGCTGAAGCGGCGCGTGTCCTACAACAACGAGCACGAGGCCGATCAATATCAATTAAGCAACCTGAGCGCGCATAGCTTGGCAATGAGAGCCTTGCTGGTTCAGGTGAGGGAGGTGGCTCGGAATCCGAATGTGCCTATACTTGTGATGGGAGAAACCGGAGCCGGGAAAGAATTCTTAGCGCGTGTCATTCACCATAACAGCGCGCGCGCCAAGGGGCCGTTTGTGAAGATCAGCTGCACCGCCCTTTCGCCCATGCGGTTCGAGCGCGACCTCTTTGGGTATGAGCGAGGCGCCTTCGCCGGGGCGGAGAGGAGAAAGCTCGGTTTGCTGGATCAAGCGGAAACCGGCACCCTGTTCCTCGACGAGATCGGTGATCTCGATCTCGTGATGCAGGGCAAGTTGGTGGGAATCGTGCAGGATCGCATGTTTCGTCGTCTCGGGGGAGTCGAAGATATTTCCGGGGACTTCCGCGTGATCGCGTCCTCCTACAGGGATCTTAAAGTGGAAGTGTCGGGAGGACGTTTTCGAGAAGATCTCTTTTTCCGTCTCAGCGCGATTCAGTTTGTCGTACCGCCTCTCAGGAACCGCACCGAGGATATCATACCTCTCACCAAGCTGTTCATGATGAAGTACGGACTGGAGCTCGGGAAAGAGGTGACCGATATCGACCCTAAAGCCGTGGCAACGCTTCAACAGTACTTATATCCGGGTAATATTCGAGAACTTCAGAACATCATCGAACGGGCGATGATGTTGTGCATGGGAAAGACTTTGACCAGCAGTGACCTCCCCGGAGCGCATTGA
- a CDS encoding Soluble pyridine nucleotide transhydrogenase → MACEPYDFDLLCIGSGPAGQRAAVQAAKLGKKVALVERRRILGGVCVETGTIPSKTFREAVLSSNSVIHHFDQHMGYRYQSRATAGQLLARVEEVVRREVEVVAEQLRRNDVALFHGDAAFRDAHTVTVTAEDGVRAITAANILIAVGTVPALADGVKFDGEFLLSSDDIPHLKQLPRHMVVVGGGIIGVEYASMFAALNIHVTVIDKRTRLMEFLDSEIVEELIHQMRNRHVTFRLGEAVERVDVIDGPPRRVVLTLESGKRVVSESVLYAAGRRGATDNLNLMVAGLTAGKRGHLKVDAQFRTEVPHIFAAGDVIGHPSLASTSALQGRHVACYAFGVEVEPASEHFPVGIYAIPEISMVGPPEHDLTERRIPYETGVARYREIARGQILGDDSGLVKLLFHRESQQLLAVHAIGTGATELIHIGQAVLDLGGRLNYFLRTAFNYPTLAECYKVAALDAHNKLAMTASCPQKEAT, encoded by the coding sequence ATGGCTTGCGAACCGTACGATTTTGATTTGCTCTGTATCGGAAGCGGGCCGGCAGGGCAGAGAGCCGCCGTTCAGGCCGCAAAATTGGGAAAGAAAGTCGCGCTCGTCGAACGCCGACGAATCTTAGGCGGTGTTTGCGTGGAGACCGGCACCATACCCAGTAAAACATTCCGCGAAGCGGTTCTCTCCTCCAATTCTGTAATCCATCATTTCGACCAACACATGGGCTATCGTTATCAAAGTCGAGCGACGGCGGGGCAGCTCCTCGCCCGGGTCGAAGAGGTGGTACGGCGAGAAGTGGAAGTCGTCGCCGAGCAGTTGCGCCGCAACGACGTCGCCTTGTTTCATGGCGACGCCGCGTTCCGTGATGCCCACACCGTGACCGTCACCGCGGAAGATGGCGTCCGGGCAATCACGGCGGCCAATATTTTGATTGCCGTCGGCACCGTGCCGGCGTTGGCGGACGGTGTGAAGTTCGATGGAGAATTCCTCCTCAGCAGCGACGACATACCTCATTTGAAGCAGCTTCCTCGACATATGGTTGTGGTCGGAGGCGGCATCATCGGCGTCGAATATGCCTCCATGTTTGCGGCCTTGAACATCCATGTCACGGTGATCGACAAACGCACCAGGCTGATGGAGTTTCTAGATTCAGAAATTGTGGAAGAACTCATTCATCAAATGCGAAACCGCCATGTCACGTTCCGCTTGGGCGAGGCCGTAGAACGCGTAGACGTCATCGATGGGCCTCCACGGCGCGTGGTGTTGACTTTGGAGTCGGGGAAGCGAGTGGTTTCCGAGTCGGTCCTGTATGCCGCAGGACGGAGGGGAGCGACGGATAATCTGAATCTGATGGTTGCAGGCCTCACGGCGGGCAAACGAGGTCACTTAAAGGTCGATGCGCAATTTCGGACCGAAGTACCGCACATTTTCGCCGCGGGCGATGTCATCGGGCATCCTAGCCTTGCGTCGACCTCCGCCTTGCAAGGCCGCCATGTCGCTTGCTATGCCTTCGGAGTGGAGGTCGAACCGGCATCGGAACATTTTCCGGTCGGCATATACGCCATCCCCGAGATTTCAATGGTGGGACCGCCGGAGCATGACTTAACAGAAAGACGAATCCCTTATGAAACCGGTGTCGCGCGTTATCGTGAGATCGCCCGTGGGCAGATCCTCGGCGATGACAGCGGGCTCGTGAAATTGCTCTTTCACAGAGAGAGTCAGCAACTGCTGGCTGTCCATGCCATCGGGACGGGGGCGACGGAATTGATCCATATCGGCCAGGCAGTGCTGGATCTGGGCGGCAGATTGAATTATTTCTTGCGCACGGCCTTCAACTACCCGACGTTGGCTGAATGTTACAAGGTGGCCGCATTGGACGCACATAACAAACTTGCCATGACGGCGTCCTGCCCGCAAAAGGAGGCCACATGA
- a CDS encoding Peptidyl-tRNA hydrolase ArfB yields MDYASYSSMLRISSSIAVPDHEIDLHAIRSQGAGGQNVNKVSTAVHLQFNIHTSSLPQFYKDVLLKLPDQRISADGVITIKAQQYRTQERNREDALDRLRTLIQRAAIPRKKRKATAPTRSSQDRRIEGKKRQGRLKALRRTIE; encoded by the coding sequence ATGGACTATGCTAGCTACTCATCAATGCTGCGCATTTCATCGTCTATTGCCGTCCCGGATCACGAGATCGATCTACACGCCATCCGATCGCAAGGCGCAGGGGGACAGAACGTCAACAAGGTCTCCACGGCCGTCCATCTGCAATTTAATATCCATACATCATCTTTGCCGCAGTTTTATAAAGATGTCTTGTTGAAGCTGCCCGATCAGCGGATTTCGGCCGACGGGGTGATCACGATCAAGGCGCAGCAATACCGTACACAGGAGCGCAACCGTGAGGATGCCTTGGATCGTTTACGGACACTCATTCAACGTGCGGCGATCCCTCGCAAGAAGCGAAAAGCGACCGCGCCGACACGGAGTTCGCAGGACCGGCGGATTGAGGGAAAGAAGCGGCAGGGCCGCTTGAAGGCACTTAGGCGAACGATTGAATGA
- a CDS encoding Enoyl-[acyl-carrier-protein] reductase [NADH], giving the protein MLLKGKKGLIIGVANKHSIAWAIAQSTAGQGAQLLFNYQNERLKQNVEELAATLPGARAFPCDVSNDSEIASLMQQVQKEVGQIDFLVHSLAFAPREELSGQFVNTTRQGFATALDVSAYSLVAVSRAALPLMTVGGSIVTLTYLGSERVVPHYNVMGVAKAALEATVRYLAYDLGPLNIRVNAISAGPIKTLAARGVSGITKMVDYHKEFAPLRRATEQGEVGDTALFLVSSLGRGITGEVIYVDGGFNILGMMASGEQGVS; this is encoded by the coding sequence ATGTTGCTAAAGGGGAAAAAGGGACTCATCATCGGCGTGGCCAATAAGCACAGCATCGCCTGGGCCATCGCGCAATCGACGGCTGGCCAAGGGGCGCAGCTTCTCTTTAATTATCAGAACGAACGGCTGAAACAAAATGTTGAGGAGCTTGCCGCCACGCTGCCTGGGGCGAGGGCGTTTCCCTGCGACGTAAGCAATGATAGTGAGATCGCATCGCTCATGCAACAGGTTCAGAAGGAAGTCGGCCAAATCGATTTTCTCGTCCATTCCCTGGCGTTCGCTCCCCGGGAAGAGCTGAGTGGACAATTCGTGAATACCACGCGGCAAGGGTTTGCGACGGCGCTCGATGTCAGTGCCTATTCTCTCGTGGCCGTCTCAAGGGCCGCCTTGCCGTTGATGACTGTCGGAGGCTCCATTGTCACACTTACCTATCTCGGGAGTGAACGTGTCGTGCCTCACTACAACGTGATGGGTGTCGCCAAAGCCGCGCTGGAAGCCACCGTTCGCTACTTGGCGTATGATCTGGGCCCCCTGAATATCCGGGTGAATGCCATCTCCGCTGGACCGATCAAGACGTTGGCCGCGCGCGGCGTCTCAGGCATTACCAAGATGGTCGATTACCATAAAGAATTTGCGCCGCTCCGGCGCGCAACCGAACAGGGTGAGGTCGGCGATACCGCCTTGTTTCTAGTCAGCTCGTTGGGACGGGGCATTACCGGCGAAGTGATCTATGTGGATGGAGGATTCAATATTTTGGGTATGATGGCTTCGGGTGAACAGGGAGTCTCCTGA
- a CDS encoding Two-component transcriptional response regulator, AtoC family: MHTVVFVVDDEQVIRTAIVKRLIRQGHFATGYESGEALLQELEHKLPELVLLDLKMPGISGLDALKHVRQLAPSALVIMLTAYGTVQDAVDAMKLGAYDFLIKTVDLEGVEAVVARAVEILKLRRRLESELDGQTNRYHLSNVEAHSRAMKQLLEQVREVAENPKPTVMLLGETGTGKEFLARVIHHNGPRAAGPFVGVNCTAIPKDLFESELFGYERGAFTGANQRKLGLLEKAEGGTLFLDEIGDLDLTMQAKLLRVIQERSFRRLGGTDDLGADFRLITATNREIKKEVERGAFREDLYFRLNVVAFEIPPLRKRFEDIIPLCRKTIVRFAREFGKPVPELDSEARAMLERYQYPGNIRELENTLERAMIFCSGQTLTANYLPRELHEHVGQTTMSVSQGTERLIRIEMQVGKHTLERIEESIIEEVLRLADYNKSLAAKYLGLTRFSLDRRLKKLTDSPR; this comes from the coding sequence ATGCACACGGTCGTTTTTGTGGTCGATGACGAACAAGTTATTCGCACGGCCATCGTCAAGCGTCTGATCAGGCAGGGACATTTCGCTACCGGCTATGAGTCCGGCGAGGCCTTGTTGCAAGAGCTCGAGCACAAGCTCCCAGAGCTTGTACTGCTCGATCTGAAAATGCCCGGCATCAGCGGCCTCGATGCCCTCAAGCACGTGCGTCAACTTGCTCCCTCCGCCCTCGTCATTATGCTGACCGCGTATGGAACGGTGCAGGATGCGGTAGATGCCATGAAATTGGGGGCGTACGATTTCTTGATCAAGACGGTCGATCTTGAAGGAGTGGAGGCGGTCGTCGCCCGTGCGGTCGAAATTCTGAAATTACGCCGCCGCTTGGAATCAGAATTAGATGGACAAACAAACCGCTACCATTTGAGTAACGTCGAGGCTCACAGCCGGGCGATGAAACAATTGCTCGAACAAGTACGAGAAGTGGCGGAGAATCCAAAACCTACCGTGATGCTGCTAGGCGAGACAGGAACAGGGAAAGAGTTTCTGGCACGGGTTATCCATCACAATGGGCCGAGGGCGGCGGGTCCGTTCGTGGGAGTCAACTGCACCGCGATTCCTAAAGATCTCTTTGAGAGTGAATTGTTCGGATATGAGCGCGGAGCCTTTACCGGTGCCAATCAGCGCAAGCTTGGATTGCTGGAAAAGGCGGAAGGCGGCACGCTGTTTCTTGACGAGATCGGGGATCTCGATCTGACGATGCAGGCAAAGCTGCTGCGAGTAATTCAAGAACGATCATTCAGACGGCTCGGGGGCACTGATGATCTCGGGGCGGATTTCCGCCTTATCACGGCGACGAATCGAGAAATCAAGAAGGAGGTGGAGCGAGGAGCCTTCCGAGAAGATCTCTATTTTCGTCTCAATGTCGTCGCATTTGAGATCCCTCCGCTTCGCAAGAGATTCGAGGATATTATACCCCTCTGCCGGAAAACAATTGTGCGCTTTGCGCGGGAATTCGGTAAACCTGTTCCCGAATTGGACTCGGAAGCTCGTGCCATGTTGGAGCGATACCAATATCCGGGTAATATTCGAGAGCTGGAAAACACTCTCGAACGGGCCATGATTTTTTGTTCGGGACAAACATTGACGGCGAACTATCTCCCGCGAGAATTACATGAGCATGTCGGGCAAACCACCATGTCGGTTTCCCAGGGCACTGAGCGTCTGATTCGTATTGAGATGCAAGTCGGAAAACATACGCTGGAGCGAATCGAAGAATCCATCATCGAAGAAGTCCTACGGCTGGCGGACTACAATAAAAGTTTGGCCGCCAAGTACCTGGGTCTCACCCGATTCTCACTGGACCGGCGCTTGAAAAAGCTCACGGACTCGCCAAGATAA
- a CDS encoding putative sulfate transporter produces MSSFEHLSGAQEEKPQNGIPGLKHWRYDLVAGVQVALVALPLSLGVALASGAAPITGVISAIIAGLVFPLFGGAYITISGPAAGLAPALLAGMLTLGQGDLEAGYPLVLVAICLTGAAQVLLSVYKVGRFAMYFPMSVLQGMLAAIGMLIIIKQIPSLLGHLTPSTKSIPEAITLIPAQIIGMNPAVFAVGSITLALLFGLDSNMVKNQRWARNIPAPLLVVALGGVAGWMLHFPDAYLIHVPKDVFAQGIHFPHFSEIWQRSELWFALLTTVVTLTLIDGTETLATIAAIDKIDPFHRKSDPNVTLRAMGMSNILSSLAGGLTIIPGGIKSTANVIAGGRTLWANFYCAIFMAIFVWFGTDLINRIPLTVLAGLLIFIGWRLCAPKIFLKVFSIGAEQLLVAVVCVAVTLYTSDILLGVIAGTVTKILVLCFDVVKALTVERQFHAGPTKSFSARVWTAFKELFGDPVIRIGDGRTHGASIPVMSVAAKNMKHPYKIYLSSLSCMNLMKLDAKLKALPNYRDNFMIILSGHVVDHTAMEYLHQFRDQHVKAGHHCVILGTQHFLSHSDHRLAYRVHYSDDAMAYG; encoded by the coding sequence ATGTCGTCTTTTGAACACTTGTCTGGCGCTCAGGAAGAAAAACCACAAAACGGAATACCTGGGTTAAAACATTGGCGGTATGACCTGGTAGCGGGGGTGCAAGTTGCGCTGGTGGCACTTCCACTTTCCCTGGGCGTTGCGCTGGCTTCAGGAGCAGCTCCGATTACAGGAGTGATCTCGGCCATCATTGCGGGACTCGTCTTTCCTCTTTTCGGCGGAGCCTATATCACCATCAGCGGACCTGCGGCAGGACTCGCACCAGCCCTACTGGCCGGTATGCTCACTCTTGGCCAAGGAGACTTGGAGGCAGGGTACCCTCTGGTGCTCGTGGCTATCTGTCTTACCGGAGCAGCCCAGGTGTTGCTGAGTGTCTATAAGGTTGGCCGTTTCGCCATGTATTTCCCGATGTCAGTGCTCCAAGGTATGCTGGCCGCCATCGGGATGCTGATTATCATCAAACAGATTCCCTCACTCCTGGGCCACCTGACTCCTTCGACAAAATCGATTCCTGAAGCCATTACCCTCATACCCGCGCAGATCATCGGGATGAATCCCGCGGTCTTTGCCGTTGGAAGCATCACGTTGGCTCTCCTCTTCGGTCTCGACAGCAACATGGTCAAGAACCAAAGATGGGCAAGGAATATTCCTGCACCGCTCTTGGTCGTTGCTTTAGGCGGGGTAGCCGGTTGGATGCTGCACTTCCCCGACGCCTATTTGATTCATGTCCCTAAAGATGTTTTCGCACAGGGCATCCATTTCCCTCATTTCTCGGAAATATGGCAGCGGTCCGAGCTATGGTTTGCGTTACTGACCACGGTTGTCACTCTGACGTTGATCGACGGAACAGAGACGCTGGCGACCATCGCCGCCATCGATAAGATCGACCCTTTCCACAGAAAATCGGACCCCAATGTCACGCTTCGAGCCATGGGTATGTCCAATATCCTGTCCAGCTTAGCCGGTGGATTGACGATTATCCCCGGGGGAATCAAGAGTACGGCAAACGTAATCGCAGGAGGCCGAACCCTATGGGCGAATTTCTACTGCGCCATATTCATGGCAATCTTCGTATGGTTCGGGACCGACCTGATCAACAGAATCCCGCTCACCGTCCTGGCCGGGTTACTCATCTTCATCGGGTGGAGACTGTGTGCGCCGAAAATCTTCTTGAAGGTATTTTCGATCGGGGCCGAGCAACTCCTGGTCGCGGTCGTCTGCGTCGCGGTAACACTGTACACTTCAGATATTTTATTGGGAGTGATCGCCGGAACAGTGACGAAGATTCTCGTGCTTTGTTTTGATGTGGTAAAGGCGCTGACGGTTGAACGGCAATTCCACGCCGGTCCCACTAAGTCTTTCTCCGCCCGTGTCTGGACGGCATTTAAAGAGCTGTTCGGGGATCCTGTTATCCGAATTGGAGACGGGCGCACACATGGGGCATCTATACCCGTCATGAGTGTTGCAGCAAAAAATATGAAACATCCCTATAAGATTTATCTTTCATCGCTCAGCTGCATGAACCTGATGAAACTCGATGCGAAGCTCAAGGCTCTCCCTAATTACAGGGATAACTTCATGATCATCTTGTCCGGGCATGTGGTGGATCACACGGCAATGGAGTATTTGCATCAGTTCCGAGATCAACATGTGAAAGCCGGTCATCATTGCGTAATCCTCGGAACTCAGCATTTCCTTTCTCATTCAGACCATCGTTTGGCATACCGAGTGCATTACTCTGATGATGCGATGGCGTATGGGTGA
- a CDS encoding Histidine kinase — protein sequence MQGRFPQKFLDDLPILPKLLLIPAIPFVSLMLFSMMTYLDVQNFIQGEERLTQLYLLQKTAAQYMSAIADEETAFLGYVISENDRYLARFQEGRRSVMEMDRELEIQLPAQHERFDDIRALVQKSFLEKEALLQSMQQGNRADAIQYVREGRSRETMREVRKWMARFDQEQHDMQQEELSRLSYDRTWTRFLILGGGLVTLCLVILALALIAHSIATPLTALSKVVGSTAGQTIPSIPVFDRKDEIGELTTVMKKMSSQIRKDLDEVQQSEAALKKLNAHLSASEAKYRGLVDHAPLGIFMTKGVRVTFSNRYNQQLAGLDPESAVDPEAFRQRMHPEDRDRVFMTFSEAVAAGRPCEIIFRLLQGDGSVRTVLSQRVPIMDLEGPDVVYVGFNIDITTLDNLQLQLRRAEKLATLGQVAAGIAHELRNPLVGIGSTAKVLMDDFESGDPKRKEIEVILSETRRLDRIVNQIVDYARPRRPVPTRIDLNRLAGEVSKMLRPRLEDKHLTIKITISPMISEFIADRDLLRQVLLNIVDNAIDATPTGGAPIEITGHELFRDERPGLVIQVKDDGVGIPPELLPNVFQPFVTSGKKHGTGLGLAICQNIVESHEGNIYVTSEVGKGTIVGIWLPLEQKTALERV from the coding sequence ATGCAAGGACGTTTCCCCCAGAAGTTTTTAGACGATCTCCCGATCCTTCCCAAGCTTCTCCTCATTCCGGCTATTCCCTTTGTCTCTCTGATGCTATTCAGCATGATGACCTATCTAGATGTCCAGAATTTTATACAGGGTGAAGAACGCCTGACGCAACTCTATCTCTTGCAAAAGACGGCAGCCCAATACATGAGCGCCATAGCCGATGAGGAAACAGCATTCCTGGGATATGTCATTTCTGAGAACGATCGGTACCTGGCACGTTTCCAGGAGGGTCGGAGAAGCGTCATGGAAATGGACCGGGAGTTGGAAATCCAACTCCCCGCACAGCATGAACGATTCGACGACATTCGCGCCTTAGTGCAGAAGTCATTTTTGGAGAAAGAAGCATTGCTGCAAAGCATGCAGCAGGGAAATCGGGCCGATGCAATTCAGTATGTTCGGGAGGGACGAAGTCGAGAGACCATGCGTGAGGTTCGGAAATGGATGGCACGGTTTGATCAAGAACAACATGACATGCAGCAGGAGGAGCTGTCTCGGTTAAGCTACGATCGAACGTGGACACGTTTCCTCATTCTTGGGGGCGGGTTGGTGACTCTCTGCCTCGTCATCCTGGCGTTGGCACTCATCGCCCATTCCATCGCCACTCCATTAACAGCCTTATCAAAGGTCGTCGGTTCGACGGCCGGACAGACGATTCCCTCCATTCCCGTCTTTGACCGTAAAGACGAAATCGGCGAGCTCACCACCGTGATGAAAAAGATGAGCTCACAGATCCGCAAAGATCTCGATGAAGTCCAGCAGTCGGAAGCCGCCCTCAAGAAGTTGAATGCCCACTTGTCCGCTTCCGAGGCGAAGTATCGGGGTCTCGTGGATCACGCGCCGCTCGGCATCTTCATGACAAAAGGAGTGAGAGTCACATTCAGCAATCGTTACAATCAGCAGTTGGCGGGTCTGGACCCTGAATCGGCTGTTGATCCCGAGGCATTCCGCCAACGGATGCATCCTGAAGATCGCGACCGCGTTTTCATGACATTTTCAGAAGCCGTGGCCGCAGGGCGACCTTGTGAAATCATTTTCCGCTTACTTCAGGGCGACGGCAGTGTCCGGACGGTCTTAAGTCAACGTGTGCCGATCATGGATTTGGAGGGCCCCGATGTCGTCTATGTGGGTTTTAATATCGACATTACGACCCTGGACAATCTGCAATTGCAATTAAGGCGCGCGGAAAAGCTGGCGACGTTGGGACAAGTTGCGGCTGGCATCGCTCATGAACTTAGAAATCCGCTGGTGGGCATCGGTTCGACGGCAAAGGTCTTGATGGATGACTTTGAATCAGGCGATCCGAAGCGCAAGGAGATCGAGGTCATCTTGTCGGAGACTCGACGATTGGATCGGATCGTCAATCAAATCGTGGACTATGCACGCCCACGCCGACCTGTGCCGACACGGATCGATCTTAACCGGCTCGCCGGCGAGGTGTCCAAAATGTTGAGGCCTCGGTTGGAGGATAAGCACCTCACGATCAAGATCACCATTTCTCCTATGATCAGCGAATTCATCGCCGATCGAGATCTCCTGAGACAAGTGCTCTTGAATATCGTGGACAACGCCATTGACGCCACCCCGACCGGAGGTGCTCCCATCGAGATCACGGGACATGAGTTATTCCGCGATGAAAGGCCTGGTTTGGTGATTCAAGTCAAGGACGACGGTGTCGGCATTCCCCCGGAACTGCTTCCGAACGTATTTCAGCCGTTCGTGACATCCGGGAAAAAACATGGGACAGGATTGGGCCTGGCTATCTGCCAGAATATCGTCGAAAGCCATGAGGGGAACATCTATGTGACGAGCGAAGTGGGAAAGGGAACGATTGTCGGCATCTGGTTACCGTTGGAACAAAAAACCGCACTGGAAAGGGTGTGA
- a CDS encoding Response regulator of zinc sigma-54-dependent two-component system, translated as MRAPPSILVVDDDQQNRDMLAEALSQVGFEVDIACDGAEALRKANTVPYDAVLSDIRMAPLSGLDLLDFLRKTMPETPIVLLTAFGSVDTAIQAMKQGAYNYITKPVNLDELVFTLTHAVEYRRLIEDNRTLPRALGERQRAASLIGQSRKMVEVFKLVGRVSRGRTAVLIQGESGTGKELIARAIHDNSPRATHRFVAVNCSAIPDSLLESEFFGHIKGSFTGAHILRRGLLEEASGGTFFLDEVGDLSPAGQAKLLRVLQEGEIRRIGSNESIRVDVRVIAASRRNLAELVAAGRFREDLLYRLNTVTILLPPLRERPEDIPLLADFFLARYGDQKEIPVTSFSPAAMRALAGYAWPGNVRELEHVVERAVALAPHAILSTDDLPPEVLQSDGGGADRVEILPGTLKALQREQVLKMLESAQGNKERTARLLGISRRTLYRLLDRYGLGKTRLSTEPDASDSTGFDSEANP; from the coding sequence ATGAGGGCACCGCCTTCAATTCTGGTCGTGGATGACGACCAGCAGAATCGCGATATGTTGGCCGAAGCCTTAAGCCAAGTCGGCTTTGAGGTGGATATTGCCTGTGACGGCGCCGAGGCTCTGCGTAAGGCCAATACCGTCCCGTATGATGCCGTCTTGAGCGACATCCGCATGGCGCCGTTGTCCGGTTTGGATCTGTTGGATTTTCTTCGCAAGACCATGCCGGAGACGCCCATCGTGCTGTTGACGGCGTTCGGCTCTGTCGACACGGCGATCCAAGCGATGAAACAAGGGGCCTACAATTACATCACCAAACCGGTGAATCTCGACGAACTCGTGTTCACCCTGACACACGCCGTCGAGTACCGGCGCCTGATCGAAGACAATCGGACGCTGCCACGCGCGCTCGGTGAACGACAGCGGGCCGCCTCGTTGATCGGCCAGAGCAGGAAAATGGTCGAGGTCTTCAAACTCGTCGGCCGCGTCTCGCGCGGTCGGACCGCCGTGTTGATTCAGGGGGAGAGCGGCACCGGCAAGGAACTCATCGCGCGCGCCATCCACGACAACAGCCCGCGGGCCACGCACCGGTTCGTCGCCGTGAACTGCAGTGCGATTCCCGACTCCTTGCTCGAAAGCGAGTTCTTCGGCCATATCAAGGGGTCGTTCACCGGGGCCCATATCTTGCGGCGGGGTTTGCTGGAGGAGGCGAGCGGCGGCACGTTCTTTTTGGACGAAGTCGGCGATCTCTCTCCGGCCGGGCAGGCCAAACTGCTGCGCGTCCTCCAAGAAGGCGAAATCCGCCGGATCGGGAGCAACGAGTCGATCCGGGTGGATGTGCGGGTCATCGCCGCGTCGCGCCGGAATCTGGCGGAGCTGGTCGCGGCCGGACGGTTTCGGGAGGATCTGCTCTATCGGCTCAATACGGTCACGATTCTTCTGCCGCCGCTCCGGGAGCGGCCAGAAGACATCCCCTTGCTGGCCGACTTCTTTCTGGCTCGGTATGGGGATCAGAAGGAAATTCCGGTCACGTCCTTTTCGCCGGCGGCGATGCGCGCGCTGGCGGGGTATGCGTGGCCGGGCAATGTGCGGGAGCTCGAGCATGTCGTGGAACGAGCGGTGGCGCTGGCTCCGCATGCGATCCTCTCCACCGACGATCTGCCGCCCGAAGTGCTGCAGAGTGACGGCGGTGGAGCGGATCGCGTCGAAATCCTGCCCGGCACGCTCAAGGCGCTGCAGCGGGAACAAGTGCTCAAAATGCTGGAGTCCGCGCAGGGCAACAAGGAGCGGACGGCCCGTCTGCTCGGCATCAGTCGGCGTACGCTGTATCGGCTCCTCGATCGCTACGGCCTCGGCAAAACCCGCCTCTCCACCGAACCCGACGCCTCGGATTCAACTGGCTTTGATAGTGAAGCAAACCCATAA